The DNA window CTCTTCTATCAGAAAGTGGAGCAAACAGACTGTGGACCATTGATGTTTCTGTGGGCTGAGTAAGAACGTGACAGAAACTGTCATCTCACTACCGTCCCCTTCTTTTAAATACACCTGAACTTATTTATTACACCAaggggttatatatatatatatatatatatatatatatatatatatatatatatatatatatatatatatatatatatatatatatatatatatatatatatatatatatatatatatatatatatatgagagcttaatggtagtacactgtcagtgtaaaaaaaGATTACACATACATTCAATTAGAATATTTTAAATTGCCAAAGCATAGaagtaatttaaaatataaagtgTAACTTGGCGCTTAACATGGtcgtcattggttgacagtgtaaaaataatttacactgtcagtgcaccatctattttctctctctctctctctctctctatatatatatatatatacactgtcagtgtaaagttattttacacattcaatcaataaaaaatcaacaaaatgccATGtcattacaaatttttttaaaataaaagtgggatgtaattgaatacatggttgtgattggttgacagtgtaaaattattttatagtgTCGGTGCATGacttcttttctctctctctctctctctctctctctctctctctctctctctctctctctctctctctctctctctctctctctctctctctctctttctctctctctctctctctctctctctctctctctctctctctctctatatatatatatatatatatatatatatatatatatttatatatatattatttacaaaaCAAGTATCTCATACATCTCAGTTAATCAATAAAATCCAGGGATAAAAAACAATTTGTTAAGTTATTtatacaaaatattaataaattaatttgtttacaaactacaTTGTTTACATGAGATATTACATTGtttatacaaaatattaaaataaaaattaatttgtttatgaagatcatatgttggattTTCAATTCCTTGATATTCTTGACAAGATCAAAGTTGGGTGTCATTATATTCTCAATTGTTTTTTATGCATTTGTTTCTGAAATAAACAGAAAGatggttaaataaaaaaaaaaagttagattaataaatgattttctgctcaaataaatatttaagaatacaAACTTTAAACCCAAATTATTTTAGACTCTTGCAATTCATCATAGGGTACTCTTCATGGTAAATACTCTTGCAAACCTTAATGAtgtttcaagcgcttcatgatGTTTCATTACCAAATTTAGATATCATAAtgcttttataataaaaaaaatttaggtttcacgcggatcactaatggaaGTGTCTTGAGCGTCGATACTCATAAAATGGAAAACACGTATTTGCTTAAGAATGATGATCAATATCCTCAATTATAACGCTAATATCCTCTCGATTTTGTTAAAAACTGAGCGGCAAAAGGTTCTTTTTTTTACAATACATtctttacacagaatattaaaacaCAACATTATAACAAATCTATATTTATAGTAAAATTGATATTTTATCCATCAGTTATTAAGAAAAGTGGCAGGATAGATCATTtagtttacaaataaaaaatataataaaaagaaagGTTGCCGAATTGTTTTTTCTCTCGGTTATAAGAAAATACGAGTTAAGAtgtggttttatttctaaaatgtGTCGCGCATTGGAATCATATCATTAAAATAGCAATGATCATTTATATTCAAAATGTAACGTATATTTTGGATTTTCAAGGAGGCATTTGAGCTTCctattttccattatttaaacattattccaccaatcgttagttggtccagtggtgattggcgctgaacttggtagggatgATCACAGTTTGATTCCCCGCAAGTGCGATCGGGAGGGGctgaaaccacttgatgccagaactgacccccgaacctTTCGAAGTAGATTTCTATATAAGAAAAACTATTTCCAAACAAAAGTTGAATGGGTACTTTTAAATTCTTCATGGATCCATCAACACTAATCTCATTAAAGAGTTCTGGTTAAATGCCTTCATTGTACCATTTGTTCATGATGCTGAGTCAATCTAGTCCTATGTCAATGGCTCTCCTATCACCATTATTTCATCATTGATTTCTAAGACAATAAACTGTGAAGAGAAAGGTAGTTGTGTTGAACATTATAGATTCAACAATGTCTACTCAATCCGCCTTCACCTAATTTATGCCAACAACAATAAGCTCACTAGTCTTGCTACTCTACTCCCAAGTGCAAAAGTTTGGTATCAACTTCTAGTGTTAAATCTCCGTCCATGAGAGAAACAACTGGAAACGCTTACTTCAGTTGACAAATATCTCTTGTACTTCCTTACCAGCAATGTTAGAGTTAATCTTCCTCttacaatttttaacttcttaaaGGAAATGATAGTCTTCTTTCGGGAGGAAATGACTTTCCTCATACCATACAGAAGAGTTCTTTATGAAATTTTCTCTCAGTCAGAGATAGGGAATATAGATAATGTTAAAGTTGAGCGGATTCAGAAGTTTGAATACGTGGAATAGTTATATTCTATTTTTTGTAATCCGtaattgattatcaatgaaatatttccTTTCTTATTATTGCCTGTTCTTTTTTATTGATAACAAAGATTTTGAGAATTACTATTTAACaaagaaaaattggaaaaaaattaaCTAAGAAAAAAAGGGAATATGAAAAGATTCCAAGTGAGAAATCATTGAAGAAACTTTAAATTCCCTGGTTTTCCAAAAAATTGAGGGAAtaggtttattaatttttttatagataaaAGATGGCGTTCACTTATAGCTATGTTACTTCGGTTTTTGAGAAATCCGAGggaaaaaattgtttattttctttaaaaaaatcaaatatggcGCTCACAAGACATATACTCTCGGGTTTTAGCATGTTCGATGTGAAAATATcgtcataaaaagtgttatttgtagtagtggttATTCACAACAAATCACCATCTCATATTAGGTATTCTCAATCCATCAACAACATCATGAAATAACGATTACATATGCAAACATGTATGCAAATATACACCACAACTAACTCTAATGCACACGGTACAATTTATGGATGACACATGCCCATATTCGCTCCTGATCCCCTCTTAGAATCAAAGCACACCAAAATCACTACTAATCACCTTATAATAACGTTTCATTTATTCCTTACTGGAAATAGCTACTCGCTCCCGATCCACATCATCGGAGTAGAACACACCAAACTAAATTGAAGTTCGTAAAtcatgatgcatgcatttcaacAACAACATGAAATTATACGCACATGCACCATTGGCCATTCTTCTGATTGTGCACATCACAaacaatatcaacacaaaaatttaatatgaacATATTAATCAAGATAGCATCACCAAAATTCAACAACTATCATAATTTGCACATAATACACATACCAATATAGTTCATTATTTAATCGTGCAATAATTGATTCATTATCaccaataattaatatttttttaccaaTTATCACCAAACGGTAATTCAACATCGCCTTCATGCGAAATCAGACCAGAAAAGTCAAATCGGAAACTCAAAATAAACCACTTACATGATGACGTCCTTTCTGGGCTCGTGACGACTTGTTCATCACCTGGGTGTCGCACTTTAGACTCAACATGTCACCCACCTTGACGATCGACTTAAGAAAACAAGTCTGGGGACCATGGCGATCTCCCCGTCAGGCAGCTGACAACCATCACCACCTTTAACACCATGACAACCTGGTCATCAGATGAGTTACGACCGTCACCCTGCTTCGGAAggccaaatcattttttttggcCATGGGAGCTTCAAGGAAGCTCCGATTTTGGCCTCTAAACACCCAATTTAACCATAAACATCACATATACGTGATCATACGTCTATTTCATCATTTAATCATGATTACACACTTTAATCCATTAATTCACCTTTAACATCAAAACACAAAATCATATCACATTCACCATTTACATCAACATTCATCCTAACGATCATCATGTAAATCCCAACAATTGATAGAAACGAAAATTAACAGCCAACAATGACATCTAGCACAATTTCATAATAAAAAGCACATAAAACATCATGATTAAAACAAAGGAGCAATAAAAACTATTAGAGAGGAAGGACCTGTCCCTACCCCATCATGCTAAACATTCATAAAAGAGAaatctcccccttaccttagatttttCAGTAGCAAGTTCTTTAATCAAACTTGATTCTTCTCTCCTTAAGCCCTAGACTTGTTCTTCTTACTCTTTCTCTTAAACCCCTTATTTTGCACGTACTATAAAACTTCTACTAACTCTCCccacttttctatttttaataaaacctAATTCTCCAATTTAGGTTATTCCTTTTATATCCTTAATTGTTTCCATATTTTCCTCTTTGTCCCTTATTCCTCTACTAActcatattttctttttaattttaattactaaataattTCTATCATAAAGCCACAAActtctaactttattttaatttattaattaactaATAATCTAATTACTTCTAATTATTCTACCAATCCACCAATGCTCTCACTACACCCCACCATCTACTCCCATAATATCAccaataataaacaaataaaccaccaaataactaaattaaataattacaaacttcattaaaataattatgaaaaataaggTGTTACATTTTGAGTTACCATAAAGGAAGGGCTAAATTCTCTTAAGATCACTGCCAAAGACAAAGAGAGATAACGACTCAAAGGATGAAAAAACCTCCGACAATGAATCTAAATAGTAATggtatttaataaaaaaaccaaGCCCCATAAACCTCACATAGCCACCCGTGCCAAAACTCAAAGAAGGAGACAATAGATAAACAAATATATACGAAAGATCAAGCAAGCTCTGCAGTTAATTGTCAAAATCCATAACCAAGGTAAAAATAAGATACCAATGTCGTAAGTACTTGAAGCACATGGCAACATGTTCCCTGCATTCGAACGAGAGGTATGGCATGTTGTCTCAATACATGCCCTGCATTCAAACGAGAGGTATGGCATGTTGTCTCAATACATGCTAAATCCTCGACTCCTAAGGAAAATCGAAATTTTCAAATAGCACATGAGATCGAGTCTAAAAGGTCCAAAGTTATTACTTTCCAGTCAATATCTTTTGTCCCTAAAAAGGAACCATACTAGGAGAATAAGGAAGCTTTGAATGACTTTTCAGAGTTATATAGTATAAAATaggatgattattattattattataatgagCTATAATTTTCACGAGGGATCACATTAAAATAGGGTGATTATTAAAGATGTCTACAATTGTATCATGAGGAAACACATTAAGTCTTCTTGGACAAAATTCATTTGACATCTCTACATACCACCGGTTAAGTCATTAGTGACTTAGAAACTAATGCATAATGTTATTGCAACATAAGACAACTTGATTCGAAGAGGAACACATATGATTTTGAGATGCTCTCTCTACAATCATGATATGTAAATAGTATACAACTTATTTCTTAGATGCAGGTACACTTTACTTTTTTGGTATTGGATAGAGATGTTTTTTGACATGGACATTGCAGGGCAGACCCAACGTAATGTGAGGCATAAGTCAACTATTAAAATGAAGTTTTTTTTGTGTTCATCCCATAtagttaaatatttgatttttttgaagaaATTCTAAGATTTTTTACGACTAAATTTTTTGGTATGTACTATGAAACTAATACGAAATACAAAATTGAATACAAAATTCTCTTTATACTGTGAGTCATGTTGTCCACTTTCACATATTTGATTAAACAAaaatctttgtattttttaacgCATTTATATAAGTAAGGGTAACACaagtaaatatgaatttttacaaaattaaaaaataaaattatttaaataataaaatttataattattcaataatAATTTATGTATTCAAATTAATTTAGGGAAATAATTTTTTCCTCCTTAAGAAATAaaacaatgttttaaaaaaaatccaaaaagtcaTTAGTTCTAATAAAAAGAATAATAGTAATGTTTTCTCATTTAAGGCCCTACCAAATTTGAACTCAAGAcctttctaaaataaaatatcatttacTTACCAATTGAGCTAAGGAAGCATctatatataatttttgttttcaaaaaaatataatgaattttAATTTTGTGAGGCCTAACAAAcctttaagaaaaaaaaattttttttaagacCCAAGGCGGAGGGCCTTGCCCTCCTTACCCTTGAGTCGGCCTTGGAACATTGATATTGTTACAAAAACTTATTTAAACTTACAGGTAGAAGTTATAGCTCTCAAATTCAGAATCTGATCGCGACTGTCATCATAATAGTTCTTTGCAAAATTTGACACACAAGAAATTATATCAAGTTAAAAAAATGGTAACATTGATTTTGATAGAGACATTCTTCGAGTTAAAAAATGGATCTATatgacatatattttttttaaggggCACATGTACTCTTCAATTCACGAGTTTACAATGATGAAATACTTTGATATCGCCCTCCTCTCGCACCTAGAATCATACAAGTTAATTAGTGTTTTTCTGATCAAAATTGAACTAAGTGCAACATGAATGGAGCTTCAAGTAAAAACTCTGAAATATCAACTTGTGGTTGCATATTTAAGGATAATTTAAGAACATTATTGGGAGCTTTCTCCGTTAAGATTGGAGAAAGctgaaattttttgaaatatcTCTTTTAGACTTCATTTCAAGCTTGTTTGCATGAAATCATGCTTGTTATCGAAAATACTAACAAAAAGAATTGGAGAAAATTTTGTCTTGAAATCGACTCAATGTTTGTCATTCGTGCATTTTCTAATTTGAATATTGTCCATTGTCatcttttaattaaatgaaaGAATACGTTTACACATTATAAATCTAAATTCAAAATATCGCACATTTTCataaagaaaaatacacatgCAAATAAAtgacctaatacattttttttttgattatGACACTTAATAGATTCATTGTCTATTTACGtctttaaaagtttttttttaagagatagagaaaacatattcaactattatttttatttatttttttgataaacCAGGTGAATACTCCGGTACTCTTTAGTTTTGTTCGGTACCGATACCCTCATCCAATCAAACAAGGTTATTTATTGCcatgttattttttaaattatttttattttaaaataaattaaaatttttaattaatttacacTAAAGGTACCAATACTCGATTACTTATCATGGGTACCTAAGAATTTACCAACTAGATTTTATgcggacttttttttttttaagattattccttttccaaaaaatattcAACATTAATGTGTACTACTAGTAGTCCTCAAGATTCAATATAAATGTACTAAAGATTGTATTGTACTTCTGAATCATGATCGAATCAAGTTTTCTTCctgcataaaattaaaataaaatatactacAGTACTACTTTTTAACAAAATCGTCATAAAAAATCATTCATTGCTTTCAAAGACTGAATTATTTTTTCCATGTTTTTTCGGATTTATTTGATTAATGTcgaaataaaacaaactttgttttgatataataattaatcgatagaaataaattataataatagtaTATTGCATTTGAATTGAAAAGAACAAAACCCTGATAAGAGAAAAAAtggaaaaggaagaagaagatcgtAGAAGAGAAGCAGCAATTTCATCATCACCTTGTTTACAACCCAATTTCAATCCTAAAGGCGTTACTAAAGATCAACTCTCCAAGTTTCGTGTGTGTAATCTCttaatttcatttcaattttctttaattttctcaTTGAAATTTCCCCCTTTTTATATATAGATAAAAACTGAAATTTTTAGTTTTGATCCTAAATTCTGGAATCTGGGTGTTGTTTTACTGTGTTTGTTTGATGTTTTCCAAGTTAACATTgtttgaatatttgaattttgTAGGAACTGCATAGGAAGCGCTTACAATTAAAGTCTAAATCAAAGTTTAAGACAAAACCCAAaggttctttttgtttttttaatgattCTTGTGTTGTTGGTAATATTATTGTTGTTTTAAGGGTATGTTTGTATTGAGTTATTAACTTATTTGATAAGCACTTGTAAGGTTGTTTCAAAGAGCTTAAGTTATTACATGTCCACAAATAGTTTTCacttttcaacttattttcataaaaaagcGGCAGCGTGTTAGTGTCTGTGTTAGTGTCGGGACACGGACACTtatgattacgtttaatttattcaattttttcaaattataagcaGTATCAACGTGTCAATGTCATTATCGTATCCAATGTCAGTGTTTGTGGCCGTGTTGTGtttgtgtccgtgcttcatagtgtATAAGTACTTATATGATGATAAGCGGCTAAATAAGTTGTTTATCCGATAAGGGCTTAACTCTTGTTGATGTGTCTTTTGTGTTTCCTTGATTGGGTTCTGCAGATGAGTCAAAGAGGAAGGCACAAGGAAATGATCCATATAGAAATAAGAGTGGAGCTCAAGGATTCAAAGTTGATAACAAAGAACAAATCATCTTGAATAATCTCGAAAGCTTTGATTCGAGAAATGAAGACTCGAAGAGTAGTGCATCTGTTCCTTCTACATCAAAGAAGCAAAAATTGCATTGGGGGTATAGCTCTAACTCGACTTTCATTAACAGAAAAATTCCATTTTTAACACTTTATCATCAATCTATGTTGTTTATCTCAGATAGCGTCGCATAGCATCGACACCCTAAATGCTATAGCGGATAGTGGGATAACTATTATTGCAAAGACTACAAATCAGTTTTCAAACATAAACactcaaaaatagaaaaacaataaaacacacataattaaatagaccatacttaataattaaaaaactacAAAGCAATACAACTTAAAATAGAGAAGAAAATCATATTGTCACGACAACTCGTACCGCCGCTACACTATTCCGCTTTGGCGCACTATTGACAACAGCCATAAATTATGATTTACTCTAATCACTGGGAAATGCTGCTATGTTTTTTGCAACCCCACCCATTAATAAAGTAGTTTGCCGGGCTTAAAGTAGCTACCCATGTTAGCAAGATCCTTTCCTTAACACTCACTCCTTTCAGTAGGTCTTACTCTAAgaagtttgtattgaaatgagtaTTCATATTTAACACTGTCGCATACATTCCGTGACATTGCTCACCATCCTGCTTCTAGACGTGATCCAAGCGGGCTCGAGTGTTTGAAGTTCATTTAATCAGATGCTTCACCTTCTTAGTCTGCATTTTGAACCAAGTTTATTGAAATCAATCGTAGTCATCTAATGTTCATCCAAgttcaatttatttattcattgttaTCAAATAGCGCGCCATGGCCACTATGGCGGATATTCATGGCGGTTTTTGGGCTTGCGCGATGGTAAATATCGGCCAATATTGCGGATTTTTCTTCCATAATCAGCTATAACGGCGCCGCAAAGCAGCCGATATGGCGGGATTTTGACTCTCCGCCATGTGCCGCCATCTGCCATAGACAACGCTGATTGCATTGACTGCATGGTTTTATGACTGCAGTAAATGTTTATTATAATGTAAAATTTCATGTCATCATGGTCTTGGCCCACTAATAGAGACTGAGCTCAGGTTATTTAGTACTAAGATTTTAGTAAATGATAAGGTGTTAAAAATTGGGCTAAAAAGAACGATAGAGTCACCGGTTGTTGGCAAATTAGAACTTGGAATGCGGGTAGTATTGTTAACAAACCAGTATAGCCTCATTATACCGCTATTATGTATCGGAATTTGGAATAGCTGATACGATAAGTCAACTGCGCTATTTGCAGGATACCGGTGTGTTTCGACATATGGGTTAAAGTGGTACATAATGAATAGCAGAGCTGTGTGTTTTAACAACGGtcaaactttttaaaacattaaaaaattacaaaacctGAAGTGGCGGTCAAACATTTTAACAGCAGTGTGTTTCGACATGTTTTTATAtacaattatttatatttcaacCGCCTTGCAGCTTCTGCTATTTACCTGCTATGCTATCCGCTATTTTTCATATCTTATTTTTGGCAATCTATTATTTTCCACAATCTGCTATTAATAACACTATGCGGGTTATCTGATCTCATTCAAAAGTTTTAATTTTCGGATTGTAGTAACTAATTGATTTTTTAACAGCAGCAATTCCGATTTGGTAGAAGTATAAGAGTGTTATGTTGAGGTTTAAGGAATCCTAGTTAGCAGTAGTTTCTTTCATTACATGAATCAGCAATCCTGATTTTAGTTGAACACATTGCCTTAACTGTGTTAGTAGTAttgtatttttatgttttttccatGTATAAGGTTATTTATGTTTCATGTGAGAAGTTTACAATCTTTTTGATCTGTCTGTTGTTAACATTTGCAGGCTTGATACCAAGGAGAGGTGGGAGAGGAAATCCAACATGTAGATATCACCATGAATCTGAAATGAGAAACCCATCAAGTTTTGTCAAAATATTTTGTAAAGTAGTGTTATTGAGGATAGTCATGGAAGTGCTCAAAAATGTTGTGGCACTTGCACATGCTCTATATGATAATTGAGCATTAGCTATCAACTTGTTGGGGCTTAAGTTGAGATGTATAATCATGATTCTCAATAACTTTGCTGTGTTTATTATACTAGCAAATATAACGAGTTAAATAATAGAGTtctatttttgtttattaaatgTTCCCTTTTTTAATAGCAATGCGTGTAGCAAAAATTTAACAAATCACTAATCACTATTGTGTGACAAAATTTATCAAATCATTGATGACTATTGTGTGATATGCAAACTAGTATAATATGTTGAATTTGAGGTGCTATTTGAATCGGTTTTAGGATAAATATTAAAGTATTTGTGATTTTGTTTTGGGATAAAAACTCATTCGATTAtaagattaaacaaaatatttgtgatttagtttgattttgaatgataattttaaaaaattaaatttaaatcgaTTCAATCTAATGTAATTTATTTTAGATTATTTTTTGGATAACCAAGTTAATAAATTATAGTTCCTTTATTAATAATACTATTATGATGCAATttattacaattttaaaaaaaataatgttataaaaatgtgatttattaccgatgaaattcatcaattaattaaactaataaattatatttaaaattattaaaatgataCCAATCACATCAAAGTACTATTAAAAATTGTGCCATTTTTTAGATTGATTTATGACAAACACATCTAATGCTATTCAATTTTGtgcaatttttgatattttagaTCTGTTTAcggttttaattagatttttgatttttttaattatattacaaCAACTAATTGTTAGTTGGTCTAATGATGATTGACGATGAACTTAGTAGAGAAGACGACGATTCGATCTCCGCAACTGCGATCGAGAGGAGActgaaaccacttgatgtcaaAACTGACCTCCGAAATATTACAGCAAACAcatgtaatattaattaattttgtacaattttttattttttagattacTTCAAATTATTCAACCTACAATTGAAGTGAGAATGCCATTATTCATGATATCTACCACTACCAACACTaggaaaaaaaaaaactgtaaaaCATGGTACTACAGAACACAAATGCTTAGCAAAAGCTCACACATTATTGTTACCATATTTGCAAACGAACAAATTTTGATTACAACAAACAACTTGGCCTTAGTGCATCTACCACTTTTGCTTAGCAACAGTACAAACATAAAACAGTTTATTGAGCAGCCTTGTGATTATGATGATCACATTCTCACTTCGGGAAGTTTCTCAAGCTTGAGAGCTAAGCTCGCGTTCTATTGCTTCCAACGAGCGACCTTTTGTTTCCACAACATTGCCGGCTATGTACAAGATAGCAAGAACACATACAGCAGCGAATCCCAAGTACACAGAGCTGATACCGAACTTGTTCACAACACTCAAGAAAGAGAGGCCGATGACAAAGTTGGAGATCTGTTTAAGACGAGAAAAAAAACAAACCATGTTTGATTAGAAACGGTAAAGGGCAGGCTCTAATTCATAGTGAAGTCACTCACCCAATGTGTGCCTAATGCCAAAGAAACTGCTTTTGCTCTAATTCTAGAAGCAAATATCTCCGGTAAAAGAAGGGCAGGCACAGGACCAGCACCGAGAGAGAAGGATAGGACATAGCTGGTTAAAATTCAAAGATCATATACACAAAAACACTATAAGTTCATTGAAGTTAAGTTTTCATGAATAGAATCACTATTATTGATGAAATTAAGTGACATACAAAACAGTTCCTAAGACCGCAAGAGGCCCGGAGTATGGTGCAAGGGTCTTCCAACTAAAAGTTAGAGAAAGAAGCAACATAGAAGCAGCCTGGGAAAGACATAAACCAAAGATGTCATGGTGGATTCAAAAAGGTCTAAGACAGATGTGAACTCAAAATAGGCATTACCATCCCAGTAAAACTCGTGATAAGGAGACTTTTCCTCCCTTGTTTGTCCATCAACGAGGAAGCAATAGCAgttcctacaacaacaacaaaacagaaGTCAGGAGATAGAACCAATACTGTAGATTTGCAATTTACAGAAGTAGCCTTTTCTTAATTGAAAGCACAATCGAAATATTTAAGatctaaaattactaaccaatgACATTTGAAGCGCCAACCAGAGCACTTGCTGCGACATCAGAAGCAATTCCAGCATTGCGGAACACAGAAGTTGAATAATACACCAAAGCATTTATTCCAGCGAACTGTTGGAACAAGAAAAGTGCGGCCCCAACACTGACAACTGCAAGAAGACATTTTCCCGTAAAGCGTAAATCAAATGTAAAAGTAAGTCTCATAGCTTATCATATGGAACTATGTATAGGGTGAAATGAAATATAGGATACCTTTCCAATATCGGCTACTGAACAGATCAAGCCACCCTGCTTCGGGTTCAGAAGAACCTTGACTCGCTGTTCTTAAGTCATGCATAACTGCGGGAACCCTTTCTTTTCCATATAGTGTTTTAATAGCCTTTTCAGCTTCAATGATTTTTCCTTGCT is part of the Vicia villosa cultivar HV-30 ecotype Madison, WI linkage group LG2, Vvil1.0, whole genome shotgun sequence genome and encodes:
- the LOC131647429 gene encoding uncharacterized protein LOC131647429, with translation MEKEEEDRRREAAISSSPCLQPNFNPKGVTKDQLSKFRELHRKRLQLKSKSKFKTKPKDESKRKAQGNDPYRNKSGAQGFKVDNKEQIILNNLESFDSRNEDSKSSASVPSTSKKQKLHWGLDTKERWERKSNM